In Streptomyces sp. SN-593, a single genomic region encodes these proteins:
- a CDS encoding adenylate kinase yields the protein MERILVVGSTGAGKSTLARALGGRLGLPFHEMDALYFTGPGWAVNDNLAGDVARLAAEPHWVVDSLGYPEVRDLLWGRADTVVWLDYPRRVVMPRVLRRSLRRTVTREVVFGGNRETWAGWLSREHPAWWAWSHHGTRRREVGSRTRDPRFAPLDTLRFVHPHDTAAWLASVPAGSGSPAQRSGPGGDPRKW from the coding sequence GTGGAACGGATCCTGGTGGTGGGGAGCACCGGCGCGGGCAAGTCCACGCTCGCCCGCGCCCTGGGCGGCCGACTGGGCCTGCCCTTCCACGAGATGGACGCGCTGTACTTCACCGGCCCCGGCTGGGCCGTCAACGACAACCTGGCCGGGGACGTGGCACGGCTCGCCGCGGAGCCCCACTGGGTCGTGGACTCCCTCGGCTATCCCGAAGTCCGCGATCTGCTGTGGGGCCGGGCCGACACCGTGGTCTGGCTGGACTACCCCAGGCGCGTCGTCATGCCGCGCGTCCTCCGTCGTTCCCTGCGGCGCACCGTCACCCGCGAGGTCGTCTTCGGCGGGAACCGGGAGACCTGGGCGGGCTGGCTGAGCCGGGAGCACCCGGCCTGGTGGGCGTGGTCCCACCACGGGACCCGCCGCCGCGAGGTGGGGAGCCGTACCCGCGATCCCCGTTTCGCCCCGCTCGACACGCTCCGCTTCGTCCACCCCCACGACACGGCGGCCTGGCTCGCGTCCGTTCCGGCCGGTTCCGGCTCGCCGGCGCAGCGGTCCGGCCCTGGCGGTGACCCGCGGAAGTGGTAG
- a CDS encoding class I SAM-dependent methyltransferase, whose translation MEIDFHDRSNRMTYARRTAADDWARLMRALGGGEGLRVADVGCGGGIYSAAWLDLGAASVVGLDFSAAMLSGARENCGDRDRLSFRQADAYATGLDDASVDVVFARALIHHLDDLDACFAEAARVLAPSGRLIVQDRTIEDVTRPGSPSHLRGYFFERFPFLLDSERARRPSSAAAVRAMTGAGLHSVEVHTLRETRRVYGGAEEVRQDLLARTGRSILHLLDDEQLGELADFVVERLGGAGGVRECDDWTVWVATK comes from the coding sequence ATGGAGATCGACTTCCATGACCGGTCGAACCGTATGACGTACGCGCGGCGCACCGCCGCGGACGACTGGGCGCGGCTCATGCGCGCGCTCGGCGGGGGCGAGGGGCTGCGCGTCGCGGACGTGGGCTGCGGCGGCGGCATCTACAGCGCCGCGTGGCTGGACCTGGGCGCCGCCTCGGTGGTCGGGCTGGACTTCTCGGCGGCCATGCTCTCCGGCGCGCGCGAGAACTGCGGCGACCGGGACCGCCTCTCCTTCCGCCAGGCCGACGCCTACGCCACCGGCCTGGACGACGCGAGCGTGGACGTGGTCTTCGCCCGTGCCCTCATCCACCACCTGGACGACCTGGACGCGTGCTTCGCGGAGGCGGCCCGCGTGCTGGCGCCCTCGGGACGGCTGATCGTGCAGGACCGCACCATCGAGGACGTGACGCGGCCCGGGTCGCCGTCCCACCTGCGGGGCTACTTCTTCGAGCGGTTCCCCTTCCTGCTGGACTCCGAGCGGGCGCGCCGCCCCTCGTCGGCCGCCGCCGTGCGCGCCATGACCGGAGCCGGCCTGCACTCCGTCGAGGTGCACACGCTGCGCGAGACCCGCCGGGTGTACGGCGGTGCCGAGGAGGTCCGGCAGGACCTGCTCGCCCGCACCGGCCGGTCGATCCTGCACCTCCTGGACGACGAACAGCTCGGCGAGCTGGCCGACTTCGTCGTGGAGCGGCTCGGCGGCGCCGGCGGTGTCCGGGAGTGCGACGACTGGACGGTGTGGGTCGCGACGAAGTAG
- a CDS encoding helix-turn-helix domain-containing protein has translation MATAVTRTGDDVSVGALLRGWRTRRHLTQLALALEADTSARHISFIETGRSAPSRAMVLRLAERLDVPVPERNALLVAAGFAPYYPRTPLDDAAVEPLRTGLDVLLTAYEPYPALVMDGMYDIVAANSGLWALLDGVDDRLLRPPVNGMLLTLHPRGLAPRIRNLPEWRAHLLERVRRQAALRSAGALRGLYEEMAAYPPPDGRDRTPADQAAGPHDTVPYPLALPLRIEKDGRLLSFVSTVATFNTPMDVTVSELAVEAFLPADADTAAFLRSADRTGPSGSRQPVEEAAD, from the coding sequence ATGGCGACTGCCGTGACCAGGACGGGCGACGACGTGAGCGTCGGCGCGCTGCTGCGGGGTTGGCGCACCCGGCGGCACCTCACCCAGCTTGCCCTGGCCCTGGAGGCCGACACCTCCGCCCGGCACATCAGCTTCATCGAGACCGGCCGGTCCGCGCCGAGCCGTGCCATGGTCCTGCGCCTGGCCGAGCGGCTGGACGTGCCGGTGCCGGAGCGCAACGCGCTCCTGGTGGCCGCGGGCTTCGCCCCGTACTACCCGCGCACCCCACTGGACGACGCCGCGGTGGAGCCGCTGCGCACGGGCCTCGACGTCCTGCTGACCGCCTACGAACCGTATCCCGCGCTCGTGATGGACGGGATGTACGACATCGTGGCCGCCAACAGCGGGCTGTGGGCCCTGCTCGACGGAGTGGACGACCGCCTGCTGCGGCCGCCGGTGAACGGGATGCTGCTGACGCTGCACCCGAGGGGGCTGGCGCCGAGGATCCGCAACCTCCCGGAGTGGCGTGCGCACCTGCTGGAACGGGTACGACGGCAGGCCGCGCTGCGCTCCGCCGGAGCGCTGCGCGGCCTGTACGAGGAGATGGCCGCCTATCCGCCCCCGGACGGCCGGGACCGTACCCCCGCGGACCAGGCGGCGGGCCCGCACGACACGGTGCCCTACCCCCTCGCACTGCCGCTCAGGATCGAGAAGGACGGGCGGCTGCTGTCCTTCGTCTCGACCGTCGCCACGTTCAACACGCCGATGGACGTGACCGTCTCCGAACTGGCCGTCGAGGCGTTCCTGCCCGCCGACGCGGACACGGCCGCCTTCCTGCGGTCGGCCGACCGGACCGGGCCGTCAGGCTCCCGGCAGCCGGTCGAGGAAGCCGCTGACTGA
- a CDS encoding nuclear transport factor 2 family protein translates to MTAHEDAVERYFAAWNATAPEELAKAVAAAFTEDGTYTDPLGVATGHEGIAAAIAGAHQQFPGFAFTLTGSPDAHHNVARFTWDLVSGADGSAPAAGFDVITLADDGRISSVSGFLDRLPGA, encoded by the coding sequence GTGACCGCACACGAGGACGCCGTCGAACGCTACTTCGCGGCCTGGAACGCCACCGCCCCCGAGGAGTTGGCCAAGGCCGTCGCCGCGGCGTTCACCGAGGACGGCACCTACACCGATCCGCTCGGGGTGGCGACCGGGCACGAGGGCATCGCCGCCGCGATCGCCGGCGCCCACCAGCAGTTCCCGGGCTTCGCCTTCACCCTCACCGGTTCGCCGGACGCGCACCACAACGTGGCCCGCTTCACCTGGGACCTCGTCTCCGGCGCCGACGGTTCCGCGCCGGCGGCCGGATTCGACGTGATCACGCTGGCCGACGACGGCCGCATCAGCTCAGTCAGCGGCTTCCTCGACCGGCTGCCGGGAGCCTGA
- a CDS encoding maleylpyruvate isomerase N-terminal domain-containing protein, producing MTDGVRNTYLRAAESAVRLLATEPVARRWRTGSVLPGMSVGGLAGHLARSVLQVEWFLDGATGAAAEPVSAVRYYARLVDTERPDSALNVGVRSRSEETAAAGPAAVAEQARAAWERLARRLGAESADRRVAVLHRPGEEMLLDEYLRTRCVELAVHLDDLALSVGEPSQVPEGAVAVAVDLLVAAARTRHGDRAVLHALARRERDAGSALRVL from the coding sequence ATGACCGACGGTGTCCGGAACACGTACCTGCGGGCCGCCGAGAGCGCGGTGCGCCTGTTGGCCACCGAGCCGGTGGCCCGTCGCTGGAGGACCGGGTCCGTGCTCCCCGGCATGTCGGTGGGCGGGCTGGCCGGCCACCTGGCGCGGAGCGTGCTCCAGGTGGAGTGGTTCCTCGACGGCGCGACGGGCGCCGCCGCCGAACCGGTGTCGGCGGTGCGGTACTACGCGCGCCTCGTCGACACCGAACGCCCCGACTCCGCGCTGAACGTCGGGGTGCGCTCCCGCAGCGAGGAGACCGCGGCGGCCGGCCCGGCCGCCGTGGCGGAGCAGGCCCGCGCGGCGTGGGAGCGGCTGGCGCGGCGGCTGGGGGCGGAGAGCGCCGACCGGCGGGTGGCGGTTCTGCACCGGCCGGGCGAGGAGATGCTGCTCGACGAGTACCTGCGGACCCGCTGCGTCGAGTTGGCGGTGCACCTGGACGACCTCGCGCTCAGCGTGGGCGAGCCGTCACAGGTGCCCGAAGGGGCGGTCGCCGTGGCGGTGGACCTGCTGGTCGCGGCCGCCCGGACCCGGCACGGCGACCGGGCGGTGCTGCACGCGCTCGCCCGGCGCGAGCGGGACGCGGGCAGCGCCCTGCGCGTGCTGTGA
- a CDS encoding SDR family oxidoreductase encodes MRPRGRLPTGVFDRDDAAAAGARRAEQRAAVTPLGEPAVSEEVAAAAVWLCSPDASYVTGTTLSVDGGRRA; translated from the coding sequence CTGAGGCCGCGGGGCCGCCTACCGACCGGGGTCTTCGACCGGGACGACGCGGCGGCGGCCGGTGCGCGGAGGGCCGAGCAGCGGGCGGCCGTCACCCCGCTGGGCGAGCCGGCCGTGTCGGAGGAGGTCGCGGCCGCGGCGGTGTGGCTGTGCTCGCCGGACGCCTCCTACGTCACCGGCACCACCCTGTCGGTCGACGGCGGCCGCCGGGCCTGA
- a CDS encoding TetR/AcrR family transcriptional regulator produces the protein MDDRNTNGARSVSSEAAAETEAAATRAPRADAARNRDQLLAVATRVFLSAGTEPSMRAIAREAGVGIATLYRHFPTRESLVDAVYRDQVVRLTSGAHALLGRMPPAAAMRRWMDLFGDWIAAKNGMLDTLLAMIEAGEIAHAHTRTELLTAITTILDAGRAAGDLRSDVTADDIAAALVGTFTVAPRPGHEAKAGRLLDLLMDGLRPAPGRP, from the coding sequence ATGGACGACCGTAACACAAACGGAGCACGATCCGTTTCATCGGAGGCGGCGGCGGAGACCGAGGCGGCGGCGACGCGTGCGCCACGGGCGGACGCCGCCCGTAACCGCGACCAACTGCTCGCGGTGGCGACCCGCGTGTTCCTGTCGGCCGGCACCGAGCCGTCGATGCGGGCGATCGCCCGCGAGGCCGGGGTCGGCATCGCCACGCTCTACCGGCACTTCCCGACCCGCGAGTCGCTGGTCGACGCGGTCTACCGGGACCAGGTGGTGCGGCTGACGTCCGGCGCCCACGCGTTGCTCGGCCGGATGCCGCCGGCTGCGGCGATGCGGCGCTGGATGGACCTGTTCGGCGACTGGATCGCGGCCAAGAACGGCATGCTCGACACGCTGCTCGCGATGATCGAGGCGGGCGAGATCGCCCACGCGCACACCCGGACCGAGCTGCTGACCGCCATCACCACGATCCTCGACGCCGGCCGTGCGGCGGGCGACCTCCGCTCCGACGTCACCGCCGACGACATCGCCGCCGCCCTCGTCGGCACGTTCACCGTGGCCCCCCGGCCCGGCCACGAGGCCAAGGCCGGCCGCCTGCTGGACCTGCTGATGGACGGGCTGCGCCCCGCCCCTGGGCGGCCCTGA
- a CDS encoding NADP-dependent oxidoreductase: protein MQERRDRPAAGRSRAVRLDEFGGPEVLDVREVPVPPVGPGQIRVRVAAAGLNPMDWVMTADADAAARFGLSLPAGFGTDYAGVVDQVGDGVTGFAAGDRVFGSALSRAVADFVVVESAGGIAANEAYRTPDAVDDRTAATLAIAGRTASAALALIRPGPHDTVLIGGAGGGVGVFAVQLARIAGARVIGTGSASSSGFLRDLGAEPVAYGEGLVDRVRALAPGGVTAALDLHGTETVRAARELGVPDGRICTIAAQVEGVSAANGANAAPGALEELARLVAAGDVRVPVAASFPVEQIRRAVELQAGRHVRGKVVVDL from the coding sequence ATGCAGGAGCGGCGCGATCGACCGGCGGCGGGCAGGAGCAGGGCGGTCCGGCTCGACGAGTTCGGCGGCCCCGAGGTCCTCGACGTGCGCGAGGTGCCGGTGCCTCCGGTGGGCCCGGGGCAGATCCGGGTCCGGGTCGCGGCGGCCGGTCTGAACCCGATGGACTGGGTCATGACCGCCGACGCGGACGCCGCCGCCCGGTTCGGCCTGAGCCTCCCGGCCGGGTTCGGGACCGACTACGCGGGAGTGGTCGACCAGGTCGGCGACGGGGTGACCGGGTTCGCCGCCGGCGACCGGGTGTTCGGCAGCGCCCTGTCCCGCGCGGTCGCCGACTTCGTGGTGGTCGAGTCGGCCGGGGGGATCGCGGCGAACGAGGCATATCGCACCCCCGACGCCGTCGACGACCGCACGGCCGCGACCCTGGCGATCGCCGGCCGCACGGCGTCCGCCGCCCTCGCCCTGATCCGCCCCGGTCCGCACGACACCGTGCTGATCGGCGGTGCGGGAGGCGGGGTCGGGGTGTTCGCCGTCCAGTTGGCCCGGATCGCGGGAGCGCGCGTGATCGGGACGGGGTCGGCGTCGTCGTCCGGCTTCCTGCGGGATCTCGGCGCCGAACCGGTCGCCTACGGCGAGGGGCTGGTCGACCGGGTCCGGGCGCTCGCCCCCGGCGGTGTCACCGCCGCCCTCGACCTGCACGGCACGGAGACGGTGCGGGCCGCAAGAGAACTCGGCGTCCCGGACGGCCGGATCTGCACCATCGCCGCGCAGGTCGAGGGCGTGTCCGCGGCCAACGGCGCGAACGCGGCCCCCGGCGCCCTGGAAGAGCTCGCCCGCCTGGTCGCGGCCGGCGACGTGCGGGTACCGGTCGCGGCGAGCTTCCCGGTGGAGCAGATCCGTCGCGCGGTCGAGCTCCAGGCCGGCCGGCACGTACGCGGCAAGGTCGTCGTCGACCTCTAG
- a CDS encoding PA14 domain-containing protein: MPLLLGAALLAPTSAGAAGPAPAAGTAAPAADTPQGLRADYYLSSDATSLDFAQYSSTGVENSLNVPDLLPTLRDYAGSTLNVAAHWTGQLDVPAGGTYTFYIKGDNGFRMSLDGSSVIDHWTTDWDVQTQSEPITLTAGLHTLAFDYNQGNGGAYITTEWSGPGIARQAIPDSALHLPAGFTAPTVDAAVTSSGTTATVQLPGAVTSLPSDIGKHLAVIAGTSRWTPDIDVNPADPTQLLLTAGKSDIPAALKSKVRISYDGQGGLATAAGPVPLFSGLATNDSTWYFATKWAKEVSPKNALPDYPRPQLTRDKWQNLNGTWQFEGTTEDAALPKGRLSGSILVPYPMEAPLSGVAEHHDWSLYQRTFSVPQNWRVGSGNRLNLNFGAVDYEAWVYVNGRQVAHHVGGYEAFTADVTDALVGRGAQTVTLKVKDTIDPNTPTGKQSSDPSGIWYTPSSGIWQTVWMEPVAKASIDSLVLTPNLSNDTLSVTVRPSAGTPAWALVNATAYAGGKPVGTVIGTVGGKLTLHVPHPELWSPDHPYLYDLKVSLTDGLSYDSVGSYFGMRSVSVAKVGGVNKVELNGKPTYLLANLDQGFWPDGIYTAPTDAALKSDLELDKQLGFNTVRKHIKVEPARWYYWADKLGLMVWQDIPSRNVGPGASEASDEAFSDQAHEIVDQHLNDPSVIVWTMMNEGWGEQSKEATGALADSIKQQDPSRLVDAASGVNCCASQGDSGRGDLIDYHVYHGPAFPSPDATRAAVDGEHGGYSLNIPGHILGVSGGQNYGGDASTVEELTQDYVDNTGQLLSAAAGNLSGSVYTQLSDVEGELNGLITYDRAVLKVEPGPVRDINRRLIAAGAAAGTS; encoded by the coding sequence GTGCCGTTGCTGCTGGGCGCGGCACTGCTCGCCCCGACCAGCGCCGGCGCCGCGGGCCCGGCCCCCGCCGCCGGGACCGCGGCACCCGCCGCCGACACCCCGCAGGGCCTGCGCGCGGACTACTACCTCAGCTCCGACGCCACGTCCCTGGACTTCGCGCAGTACAGCAGCACCGGGGTCGAGAACTCCCTCAACGTCCCCGACCTGCTCCCCACGCTGCGCGACTACGCGGGCTCCACCCTCAACGTCGCCGCGCACTGGACCGGTCAGCTCGACGTCCCCGCCGGCGGCACGTACACGTTCTACATCAAGGGCGACAACGGCTTCCGCATGTCGCTCGACGGGTCGAGCGTGATCGACCACTGGACGACCGACTGGGACGTCCAGACGCAGTCCGAGCCGATCACGTTGACCGCCGGCCTCCACACCCTGGCGTTCGACTACAACCAGGGCAACGGCGGCGCGTACATCACCACCGAGTGGTCGGGCCCCGGGATCGCCCGGCAGGCGATCCCCGACTCCGCGCTGCACCTGCCGGCCGGCTTCACCGCGCCCACCGTCGACGCCGCGGTCACGTCCTCGGGCACGACCGCGACCGTGCAGTTGCCCGGAGCGGTCACCTCGCTGCCGTCCGACATCGGCAAGCACCTCGCGGTCATCGCCGGCACCAGCCGCTGGACGCCTGACATCGATGTCAACCCGGCCGACCCGACGCAACTGCTGCTGACCGCGGGGAAGTCCGACATCCCCGCCGCGCTGAAGTCGAAGGTGCGGATCAGCTACGACGGGCAGGGCGGCCTGGCCACCGCCGCGGGCCCCGTCCCGCTGTTCTCCGGCCTGGCGACCAACGACTCCACCTGGTACTTCGCCACCAAGTGGGCCAAGGAGGTCAGCCCGAAGAACGCGCTCCCGGACTACCCCCGGCCCCAGTTGACGCGTGACAAGTGGCAGAACCTCAACGGGACCTGGCAGTTCGAGGGCACCACCGAGGACGCCGCGCTGCCGAAGGGCAGGCTCAGCGGGTCGATCCTGGTGCCGTACCCGATGGAGGCGCCGCTGTCGGGCGTCGCCGAGCACCACGACTGGTCCCTGTACCAGCGCACCTTCAGCGTTCCGCAGAACTGGCGGGTCGGCTCGGGCAACCGGCTGAACCTCAACTTCGGCGCGGTGGACTACGAAGCCTGGGTCTACGTCAACGGCCGGCAGGTCGCCCACCACGTCGGCGGCTACGAGGCGTTCACCGCCGACGTCACCGACGCGCTGGTCGGGCGCGGTGCGCAGACCGTCACCCTGAAGGTCAAGGACACCATCGACCCGAACACCCCCACCGGCAAGCAGTCGAGCGACCCCAGCGGCATCTGGTACACGCCGTCCTCCGGGATCTGGCAGACGGTGTGGATGGAGCCGGTGGCCAAGGCGAGCATCGACTCGCTGGTCCTGACGCCGAACCTGTCGAACGACACGCTGTCCGTGACCGTGCGCCCGTCCGCCGGCACCCCCGCCTGGGCCCTGGTCAACGCCACCGCGTACGCGGGCGGCAAGCCGGTGGGCACGGTCATCGGCACCGTGGGCGGGAAGCTGACGCTGCACGTGCCCCATCCGGAGCTGTGGAGCCCCGACCACCCGTACCTGTACGACCTCAAGGTCTCCCTCACCGACGGCCTGTCGTACGACTCGGTGGGCTCGTACTTCGGCATGCGGTCGGTGTCCGTCGCCAAGGTCGGCGGGGTGAACAAGGTCGAGCTGAACGGCAAGCCGACCTACCTGCTGGCCAACCTGGACCAGGGCTTCTGGCCCGACGGCATCTACACCGCGCCGACCGACGCGGCCCTGAAGTCCGACCTGGAGCTGGACAAGCAGCTCGGCTTCAACACGGTGCGCAAGCACATCAAGGTCGAGCCCGCGCGCTGGTACTACTGGGCCGACAAGCTCGGCCTGATGGTCTGGCAGGACATCCCGAGCCGCAACGTCGGGCCCGGCGCGAGCGAGGCCAGCGACGAGGCGTTCAGCGACCAGGCCCACGAGATCGTGGACCAGCACCTCAACGACCCGTCCGTCATCGTGTGGACCATGATGAACGAGGGGTGGGGCGAGCAGTCCAAGGAGGCCACCGGCGCACTGGCCGACTCGATCAAGCAGCAGGACCCGAGCCGGCTGGTCGACGCCGCGTCCGGTGTCAACTGCTGTGCCTCGCAGGGCGACTCGGGCCGGGGCGACCTGATCGACTACCACGTCTACCACGGTCCGGCGTTCCCGTCGCCGGACGCCACCCGGGCGGCCGTGGACGGCGAGCACGGCGGGTACTCGCTGAACATCCCCGGCCACATCCTGGGCGTCTCCGGCGGCCAGAACTACGGGGGTGACGCCTCGACCGTCGAGGAACTGACCCAGGACTACGTCGACAACACCGGTCAGTTGCTGTCCGCCGCCGCCGGGAACCTGTCCGGTTCGGTGTACACGCAGCTCAGCGACGTCGAGGGCGAGCTGAACGGGCTGATCACCTACGACCGGGCGGTCCTCAAGGTCGAACCCGGGCCGGTGCGGGACATCAACCGCAGGCTCATCGCGGCCGGGGCCGCGGCGGGCACATCCTGA